The Fusobacterium perfoetens genome has a segment encoding these proteins:
- a CDS encoding M42 family metallopeptidase encodes MNSIELIKKLSNANGVSGFEDEVTELAKEIIGKDYPVYEDKIRNLYINNIEKNERTKPVVMLDAHSDEVGFMVQSIEPNGLLKFISLGGWSNQQIPAHKVRILNKEGNYVEGIISSIPPHFTSKADAGKVTDMKDMFIDVGTTSYDETVNNFKIGVGAPVIPDVECTYNENSRMFLGKAFDDRVGCAVILDVMKELKGKELSVSLTGVLSSQEEEGCRGALVAAQKVMPDLAIVLEGPPADDNFRNEYRSQGALRKGAQVRHIDPTMIANPRLIRFIQKIAEENNIKIQETVRESGGTNASKIHLENGGIPTVVIGIPVRYTHSHYGFISYDDYIETVKLVKAIAENITKDIIESL; translated from the coding sequence ATGAACTCAATAGAACTTATTAAAAAATTAAGTAATGCAAATGGAGTTTCAGGATTTGAAGATGAAGTTACAGAACTTGCAAAAGAAATTATAGGAAAAGATTATCCTGTATATGAAGATAAAATAAGAAATCTTTATATAAATAATATAGAAAAAAACGAGAGAACAAAACCTGTTGTTATGCTTGATGCTCATTCAGATGAAGTTGGATTTATGGTTCAGTCAATAGAGCCTAATGGACTTTTAAAATTTATATCTCTTGGAGGTTGGAGCAATCAGCAAATCCCTGCTCACAAAGTAAGAATTCTTAATAAAGAAGGAAATTATGTAGAAGGGATAATTTCTTCAATTCCTCCTCATTTTACTTCAAAAGCTGATGCAGGAAAAGTTACAGATATGAAAGATATGTTTATTGATGTTGGGACAACTTCATATGATGAAACTGTAAATAATTTTAAAATAGGTGTAGGAGCACCTGTTATACCTGATGTTGAATGTACATACAATGAAAATTCAAGAATGTTTCTTGGAAAAGCTTTTGATGATAGAGTTGGCTGTGCAGTAATTCTTGATGTTATGAAGGAACTTAAAGGAAAAGAACTATCTGTTTCTCTTACAGGAGTTTTATCTTCTCAAGAAGAAGAGGGGTGTCGTGGTGCTCTTGTAGCTGCTCAAAAAGTTATGCCTGATTTAGCTATTGTACTTGAAGGGCCTCCTGCTGATGATAACTTCAGAAATGAATACAGAAGTCAGGGAGCTTTAAGAAAGGGAGCACAAGTTCGTCATATTGATCCTACAATGATTGCAAATCCTAGACTTATAAGATTTATTCAAAAAATTGCTGAGGAAAATAATATTAAAATTCAAGAAACAGTAAGAGAAAGTGGAGGAACAAATGCCTCTAAAATTCATCTTGAAAATGGAGGAATACCTACTGTTGTAATAGGAATTCCTGTAAGATATACTCATTCACATTATGGATTTATCTCTTATGATGACTATATTGAAACAGTAAAACTTGTAAAAGCTATTGCTGAAAATATTACAAAAGATATTATAGAAAGTTTATAA
- a CDS encoding bifunctional 3,4-dihydroxy-2-butanone-4-phosphate synthase/GTP cyclohydrolase II translates to MLHTVEEAIEDIRNGKCIVVVDNEDRENEGDVICAAEFATTENVNFMATYAKGLICMPMSKEIVKKLDLPQMVTENTDNHCTAFTVSIDHISTTTGISAYERGITAVKCTEEDAKPSDFRRPGHMFPLLAKDNGVLERDGHTEATVDIVKLAGLKPVGLCCEIMNADGTMSRFEDLQKFAKEHNLKMISIEQLIKYRKIHDQLMNIECRAKMPTAYGTFEIVGFDNHLDGKEHIALVKGDVNGKDEVLVRIHSECFTGDILGSYRCDCGLQLKTAMERIEKFGEGIVLYLRQEGRGIGLINKIKAYKLQDEGYDTVDANLKLGFESDSRDYAVAAQMLKALGVKSVRLMTNNPEKIKGLESYGIKVAERREIEIPANKINEGYLRTKQERMGHELHIEKCSCGCKK, encoded by the coding sequence ATGTTACACACAGTTGAAGAAGCAATTGAAGATATAAGAAATGGAAAATGTATTGTTGTTGTAGATAATGAAGACAGAGAAAATGAAGGAGATGTAATCTGTGCAGCTGAGTTTGCAACTACTGAAAATGTAAACTTTATGGCAACTTATGCAAAAGGACTTATTTGCATGCCAATGAGCAAAGAAATAGTTAAAAAACTTGATCTTCCTCAAATGGTTACTGAAAATACAGATAATCACTGTACAGCTTTCACTGTATCAATAGATCATATAAGCACTACTACAGGAATTTCAGCTTATGAGCGTGGAATCACTGCTGTAAAATGTACTGAAGAAGATGCAAAACCTTCTGACTTCAGAAGACCTGGACATATGTTCCCTCTTCTAGCAAAAGATAATGGGGTTCTTGAAAGAGACGGACATACAGAAGCTACTGTTGATATAGTAAAACTTGCAGGATTAAAACCTGTAGGACTTTGTTGTGAAATTATGAATGCTGACGGAACAATGTCAAGATTTGAAGATTTACAAAAATTTGCTAAAGAACATAATCTAAAAATGATTTCTATTGAACAACTTATTAAATATAGAAAAATTCATGACCAATTAATGAATATAGAATGCAGAGCAAAAATGCCTACTGCATATGGAACATTTGAAATAGTAGGATTTGATAATCACCTTGATGGAAAAGAACACATTGCTCTTGTAAAAGGAGATGTTAATGGTAAAGATGAAGTTCTTGTTAGAATTCACTCTGAATGCTTTACTGGAGATATTCTTGGTTCATACAGATGTGACTGTGGTCTTCAACTGAAAACTGCAATGGAAAGAATTGAGAAATTTGGTGAAGGAATCGTTCTTTATCTTAGACAAGAAGGAAGAGGAATTGGTCTTATCAATAAAATAAAAGCATACAAACTTCAAGACGAGGGATATGATACTGTTGATGCAAACCTTAAACTTGGTTTTGAATCTGATTCAAGAGATTATGCTGTTGCAGCTCAAATGCTTAAAGCACTTGGTGTAAAATCTGTAAGACTTATGACAAATAATCCTGAAAAAATAAAAGGGCTTGAATCTTATGGAATAAAAGTTGCAGAAAGAAGAGAGATAGAAATTCCTGCAAATAAAATAAATGAAGGATACCTTAGAACTAAACAAGAAAGAATGGGGCATGAACTTCATATAGAAAAATGCAGCTGTGGTTGCAAAAAATAA
- a CDS encoding DUF2085 domain-containing protein — protein MFLCWRCSMISFSSLLTYLLYIFEKIYIKNKILMCIFIFPVIVDGFLQFFKIKMSNNIKRALMGFLFGIGYISIYINFFLI, from the coding sequence ATTTTTTTATGTTGGCGTTGTAGTATGATTAGTTTTTCTTCATTGCTAACTTATCTTTTATATATTTTTGAAAAAATATATATAAAAAATAAAATCTTAATGTGCATTTTTATATTTCCTGTGATTGTTGATGGTTTTCTACAATTCTTTAAAATAAAAATGAGTAATAATATAAAGAGAGCATTAATGGGATTTTTATTTGGAATAGGGTATATTTCAATTTATATTAACTTTTTCTTGATATAA
- the ribD gene encoding bifunctional diaminohydroxyphosphoribosylaminopyrimidine deaminase/5-amino-6-(5-phosphoribosylamino)uracil reductase RibD: MDEKYMDLALELAEKGRGYVNPNPMVGAVVVKDGEIIGKGWHKFYGGPHAEVYALDEAGEKAEGATIYVTLEPCSHFGKTPPCAEKIKKMKIKKCVIACLDPNPLVAGRGKKILEDAGIEVIVGVREKEAKELNKVFMKYITEKNPYLFLKCAITLDGKIATNYKDSKWITNEKSREKVQHLRHELMGIMVGINTLINDNPRLTARIENGVNPFRIVVDPHLRTPLESNFVKMADDNKSIIITSSENINSEKAKILENKNIKFIYMEGYNFSVDEMLRKIGELKIDSVLLEGGSYLISKAFKENRIDGGEIFIAPKILGGGLPFIDGFDFKEIKDCFHLENVKFNIYDDNISVKFHK, translated from the coding sequence ATGGACGAAAAATATATGGATTTAGCCCTTGAACTTGCTGAAAAGGGAAGAGGGTATGTAAATCCAAATCCAATGGTTGGAGCTGTTGTTGTAAAAGACGGTGAAATTATAGGAAAAGGATGGCATAAATTTTATGGAGGCCCTCATGCAGAAGTATATGCTCTTGATGAGGCAGGAGAAAAAGCTGAAGGAGCAACTATATATGTCACACTTGAACCATGCTCACACTTTGGAAAAACACCTCCATGTGCTGAAAAAATAAAAAAAATGAAAATAAAAAAATGTGTTATAGCCTGTCTTGATCCAAATCCTCTTGTAGCAGGAAGAGGGAAAAAAATACTTGAAGATGCAGGTATTGAAGTTATAGTAGGAGTTAGAGAGAAAGAAGCAAAAGAGCTTAATAAGGTTTTTATGAAATATATTACAGAAAAAAATCCTTATCTTTTCTTAAAATGTGCAATAACACTTGATGGTAAAATAGCCACAAATTACAAAGATTCAAAATGGATAACAAATGAAAAATCAAGAGAAAAAGTACAGCACCTTCGTCATGAACTTATGGGAATAATGGTTGGAATAAACACTCTTATAAATGACAATCCAAGACTTACAGCAAGAATTGAAAATGGTGTAAATCCTTTTAGAATTGTAGTAGATCCACATCTTCGTACACCTCTTGAAAGCAATTTTGTTAAAATGGCTGATGATAACAAAAGCATAATTATTACATCATCAGAAAATATAAACAGTGAAAAAGCTAAAATATTAGAAAATAAAAATATAAAATTTATCTATATGGAAGGATATAATTTCTCTGTTGATGAAATGCTAAGAAAAATAGGAGAACTTAAAATAGATTCTGTTCTTCTTGAGGGAGGTTCATACCTTATATCAAAAGCATTTAAAGAAAATAGAATTGACGGAGGAGAAATCTTTATAGCTCCTAAAATTTTAGGAGGAGGACTTCCTTTTATAGATGGTTTTGATTTCAAAGAGATAAAAGATTGTTTTCATTTAGAAAATGTAAAATTTAATATCTATGATGATAATATCTCTGTGAAATTTCACAAATAA
- a CDS encoding MerR family transcriptional regulator codes for MGKLLREKYYKIGEISKIYKISSDILRYYDKIGLVSPDFVGENGYRYYSKKQIWRLNNIRNLRNIGVGLEDIKDFLDERNINSANDIIEFQLEKVEDKIKKLTELKEELTSKLENIEFFKTFKDFNRPILKFIPKRKFLRSKGNFKQDWEIDFELKILNEKTEYDSDFILTNNEIGATLSKENFLKGEYLTFSETFIINDVKGEIMEEGYFLTIVFRGNYKESYKYYDILKKYIASHNLEVIGDIHEIYHIEIHITENEDEFITEIQIPVAEK; via the coding sequence ATGGGAAAACTTCTCAGAGAAAAATATTATAAAATTGGCGAAATAAGTAAGATTTATAAAATTAGCAGTGATATACTTAGATATTATGATAAAATAGGGCTTGTATCTCCCGATTTTGTAGGAGAAAATGGCTATAGATATTATTCTAAAAAGCAGATTTGGAGACTTAATAATATAAGAAACCTGAGAAATATTGGTGTAGGTCTTGAAGATATAAAAGATTTCCTTGATGAAAGAAATATAAATTCTGCAAATGATATAATAGAATTTCAGCTTGAAAAAGTTGAAGATAAAATAAAAAAACTTACAGAACTTAAAGAGGAACTTACAAGCAAACTTGAAAATATAGAATTTTTTAAAACTTTTAAAGATTTTAATAGACCGATTTTAAAATTTATTCCTAAAAGAAAATTTCTTCGTTCAAAAGGAAACTTTAAACAAGATTGGGAAATAGATTTTGAACTTAAGATATTAAATGAGAAAACAGAATATGATAGTGATTTTATTCTGACAAATAATGAAATAGGAGCAACTCTTTCAAAAGAAAACTTTTTAAAAGGAGAATATCTTACTTTTTCTGAAACCTTTATAATAAATGATGTAAAGGGAGAGATAATGGAAGAGGGATATTTCCTTACTATTGTTTTTAGAGGAAACTATAAAGAAAGTTATAAGTATTATGATATTTTAAAAAAATATATAGCTTCTCATAATCTTGAAGTTATTGGAGATATTCATGAAATTTATCATATTGAAATACATATAACTGAAAATGAAGATGAATTTATTACAGAAATTCAAATACCTGTTGCTGAAAAATAA
- a CDS encoding MATE family efflux transporter, with the protein MAKLDLGRDSLTKIILKYGIPSIFTMWIYSLYTIVDGIFIGKYLGAKEIAAVNIVMPYVNISFALGIMIAVGGGTIIAIRLGEGDLKEANRIYSLSTQFFMVLGGLLGTLGVFFPRQIVKILGANDVIIDSAEKYLFIISFFTIFYLLSYGFEIFIRIEGNPAYSMLCNLAGAIINIVLDYIFIVHLHWGIGGAALATGMAQLGTALSLGGYLVFKAKKLKFRFTKFDFRAIGALCFNGSSEFLTEIATGIVIMAFNINIMRMIGEKGVSAFGIIGYISTLVTMTMIGFSQGLQPVISYNYGAEKYKRIKKVLKIGIGTVTILGVMFYLTINFFAHDIISMFVKNDENLFVITKEAVRIYSFTYILMGINIIISAYFTAIEDALISAVLSILRGIIFINTLLYIFPLIFDSRGIWMSAPANEVITLVFSFIIFSTIGIKRINESAAQTVK; encoded by the coding sequence ATGGCAAAATTGGACTTAGGCAGGGACAGCCTTACAAAAATTATTTTAAAATACGGTATTCCATCTATATTCACAATGTGGATATATTCACTCTACACTATAGTTGATGGTATTTTTATAGGAAAATATCTTGGAGCTAAAGAAATTGCAGCAGTAAACATAGTAATGCCTTATGTTAATATTTCTTTCGCTCTTGGAATAATGATAGCTGTAGGTGGCGGAACTATTATTGCTATTCGTCTTGGAGAAGGAGACTTAAAAGAAGCAAATAGAATATATAGTCTTTCTACACAATTTTTTATGGTACTTGGAGGACTTTTAGGAACTCTTGGAGTATTTTTCCCAAGACAAATAGTAAAAATACTTGGAGCAAATGATGTTATTATAGATTCAGCTGAAAAATATCTCTTCATCATTTCATTTTTTACTATTTTTTATTTACTCTCTTATGGATTTGAAATTTTTATAAGAATAGAAGGAAATCCTGCATACTCAATGCTTTGTAATTTAGCAGGTGCAATTATAAATATTGTACTTGACTACATTTTTATAGTTCATCTTCACTGGGGAATAGGAGGAGCTGCCCTTGCTACAGGTATGGCACAACTAGGGACTGCCCTTTCACTTGGAGGATACCTTGTTTTTAAAGCTAAAAAACTTAAATTCAGATTTACAAAATTTGATTTCAGAGCGATAGGAGCTTTATGCTTTAATGGTTCTTCAGAATTTCTTACAGAAATAGCTACAGGAATTGTTATTATGGCGTTTAATATAAATATCATGAGAATGATAGGAGAAAAAGGTGTATCAGCTTTTGGTATTATAGGATATATTTCAACACTTGTTACAATGACAATGATTGGATTTTCTCAAGGACTTCAACCTGTTATAAGTTATAACTATGGTGCTGAAAAATATAAAAGAATAAAAAAAGTTTTAAAAATAGGTATTGGAACAGTTACTATTTTAGGAGTTATGTTTTATCTTACAATAAATTTCTTTGCTCACGACATTATTTCAATGTTTGTAAAAAATGATGAAAATCTTTTTGTAATTACAAAAGAAGCTGTAAGAATTTATAGTTTTACTTATATCCTTATGGGAATAAATATAATTATAAGTGCGTATTTCACAGCTATTGAAGATGCTTTAATCTCTGCAGTTTTAAGTATACTAAGAGGAATTATTTTTATAAATACACTTCTTTATATATTCCCTCTTATTTTTGACAGCAGAGGAATATGGATGTCTGCTCCAGCAAATGAAGTTATAACTCTTGTTTTTTCTTTTATAATCTTTTCTACCATTGGAATTAAAAGAATAAATGAAAGTGCTGCACAAACTGTAAAATAA
- the clpB gene encoding ATP-dependent chaperone ClpB produces MNPNIFTENSILALNDSRDLAVKYKQSSIKNEILALALLKNKEGLIPRVIEKMNLNLSSIISGLEREIEKFPKIEGNGLGDVSLDSAANRVLIDAEEEMKKMGDSYVSVEHIFIALLKECKTLQRLGIELNKFKEVIKTIRGNQKVDSQNPESKYEVLDKYAKDLVELAREGKIDPIIGRDAEIRRTIQIISRRTKNNPILIGEPGVGKTAIAEGLAQRILNGDVPENLKDRKIFSLDMGALIAGAKYRGEFEERLKAVLKEVQASEGKIILFIDEIHTIVGAGKTDGAMDAGNLLKPMLARGEVRVIGATTIDEYRKYIEKDPALERRFQTVLVDEPTVEDTISVLRGLKEKYEVYHGIRISDGAIVSAAVLSDRYISDRFLPDKAIDLIDEAAAMIRTEIDSMPSELDELTRKSMQLEIEREALKKEDDEASKERLKALEKELAEINANKAVLKSQWEVEKQEIEKVKQLKAEIDKTKLEIEKAERNYDLNKLAELKYGTLATLEKELKEQQEASDKKFDHALLKLEVGENEIADIVSKWTGIPVSKLVESEKEKILNLEKSLNERVMGQEEAVKLVADTILRARAGLKDKRRPIGSFIFLGPTGVGKTYLAKSLAYNLFDNEDNMIRIDMSEYMDKFSVTRLIGAPPGYVGYEEGGQLTEAVRRKPYSVILFDEIEKAHPDVFNTFLQILDDGRLTDGQGRVVDFKNTLIIMTSNIGSSLILEDPDLSEETKKSVNNMLKQGFKPEFLNRIDDIIIFKSLSLESVKDIVKQLLKETQEKLKDKYIKLEFTNDVIDYLAVNSYDPHYGARPLKRFIQKEIETELAKKVLSNEIKEKDSVTAELVDGKIKFTVKE; encoded by the coding sequence ATGAATCCAAATATCTTTACTGAAAATTCAATTTTGGCATTAAATGATTCAAGAGACCTTGCTGTTAAATATAAACAGTCAAGTATCAAAAATGAAATATTAGCCCTAGCTTTATTAAAAAATAAAGAAGGATTAATACCAAGAGTCATTGAAAAAATGAATTTAAATCTCTCTTCTATCATAAGTGGATTGGAAAGAGAAATTGAAAAGTTTCCTAAAATAGAAGGAAACGGATTAGGAGATGTATCTCTTGACTCTGCTGCAAACAGAGTGCTTATAGATGCCGAAGAAGAAATGAAAAAAATGGGAGACTCTTATGTAAGTGTTGAACATATTTTCATTGCATTATTAAAAGAATGCAAAACATTACAAAGATTAGGAATTGAATTGAATAAATTCAAAGAGGTGATTAAAACAATTAGAGGAAATCAAAAAGTAGATTCTCAAAATCCAGAATCTAAATATGAAGTTTTGGATAAATATGCAAAAGATCTGGTAGAACTTGCCAGAGAAGGTAAGATAGATCCTATTATAGGAAGAGATGCAGAAATAAGAAGAACTATTCAAATTATTTCAAGAAGAACAAAAAATAATCCTATACTAATAGGTGAACCAGGTGTTGGTAAAACTGCAATAGCAGAGGGACTTGCTCAAAGAATTCTTAATGGAGATGTTCCTGAAAACTTAAAAGACAGAAAAATATTCTCACTTGATATGGGAGCACTTATTGCAGGTGCTAAATACAGAGGAGAATTTGAAGAAAGATTAAAAGCTGTATTAAAAGAAGTTCAGGCTTCTGAAGGAAAAATTATTCTGTTCATTGATGAAATTCATACAATTGTTGGTGCAGGAAAAACTGACGGTGCTATGGATGCTGGAAACTTATTAAAACCTATGCTTGCAAGAGGTGAAGTAAGAGTTATTGGTGCAACTACTATTGACGAATACAGAAAATATATTGAAAAAGATCCAGCTCTTGAAAGAAGATTCCAGACAGTTCTTGTAGATGAACCTACTGTTGAAGATACAATTTCAGTTCTTAGAGGACTTAAAGAAAAATATGAAGTATATCATGGAATAAGAATAAGTGATGGAGCTATTGTCTCTGCTGCAGTTTTAAGTGACAGATATATTTCAGACAGATTCCTTCCAGATAAGGCTATTGACCTTATTGATGAAGCTGCTGCTATGATAAGAACTGAAATAGATTCTATGCCAAGTGAACTTGACGAACTTACAAGAAAATCTATGCAGCTTGAAATTGAAAGAGAAGCACTTAAAAAAGAAGATGATGAAGCATCTAAAGAAAGACTAAAAGCTCTTGAAAAAGAACTTGCTGAAATAAATGCAAATAAAGCTGTTTTAAAATCTCAATGGGAAGTTGAAAAACAAGAAATTGAAAAAGTAAAACAATTAAAAGCTGAAATTGATAAGACAAAACTTGAAATTGAAAAAGCTGAAAGAAATTATGATTTAAATAAACTTGCTGAATTAAAATATGGTACACTTGCAACTCTTGAAAAAGAACTTAAAGAACAACAAGAAGCATCTGACAAAAAATTTGATCATGCTCTTTTAAAACTTGAAGTAGGAGAAAATGAGATTGCAGATATTGTTTCTAAATGGACAGGAATACCTGTATCAAAACTTGTTGAAAGTGAAAAAGAAAAAATTCTTAACCTTGAAAAATCTCTTAACGAAAGAGTTATGGGACAAGAAGAAGCTGTAAAACTTGTTGCAGATACAATCTTAAGAGCAAGAGCAGGACTTAAAGATAAGAGAAGACCTATTGGTTCATTTATCTTCTTAGGACCTACTGGTGTTGGTAAAACTTATCTTGCAAAATCTCTTGCTTATAATTTGTTTGACAATGAAGATAACATGATAAGAATTGACATGAGTGAATATATGGATAAATTCTCTGTTACAAGACTTATAGGTGCACCTCCAGGATATGTAGGATATGAAGAAGGAGGACAACTTACTGAAGCCGTAAGAAGAAAACCTTATTCAGTTATTCTGTTTGATGAAATTGAAAAGGCTCACCCTGATGTATTTAATACATTCCTTCAAATTCTTGATGATGGAAGACTTACTGATGGTCAAGGAAGAGTTGTAGACTTTAAAAATACTCTTATTATTATGACATCTAACATAGGAAGTTCTTTAATTCTTGAAGATCCTGATTTAAGTGAGGAAACTAAAAAATCTGTTAACAATATGCTTAAACAAGGTTTCAAACCTGAATTCTTAAACAGAATTGATGATATTATTATCTTCAAGAGTCTTTCTCTTGAATCTGTAAAAGATATTGTAAAACAATTATTAAAAGAAACTCAAGAAAAATTAAAAGATAAATATATTAAACTTGAATTTACAAATGATGTTATTGATTATCTTGCAGTAAACTCTTATGATCCTCACTATGGAGCAAGACCTCTTAAGAGATTTATTCAAAAAGAAATTGAAACAGAACTTGCTAAAAAAGTGTTATCTAATGAGATTAAAGAAAAAGACAGCGTTACAGCAGAACTAGTTGATGGAAAAATTAAATTTACAGTAAAAGAATAA
- a CDS encoding riboflavin synthase, with amino-acid sequence MFTGLVEEMGQVLSIKNGEKSVQLKIKCQKVLKDAKIGDSIATNGTCLTAVEIGADYFVADCMHETVKRTNLARLKSGSLVNLEKSITLSTPLGGHLVTGDVDCEGVIKSITQDGIAKIYEIEIEHRFMKYVVEKGRITLDGASLSVVGFSGNTLQVSLIPHTQKMITLGRKKAGDYINVETDLIGKYIERMMSFRDEEKDSKKSSLDKNFLASHGFF; translated from the coding sequence ATTTTCACAGGACTCGTAGAGGAAATGGGACAGGTACTTTCTATAAAAAATGGAGAAAAATCTGTTCAATTAAAAATAAAATGTCAAAAAGTCTTAAAAGATGCTAAAATAGGAGATAGTATTGCAACTAATGGTACTTGCCTTACAGCTGTTGAAATAGGAGCAGATTATTTTGTTGCAGACTGTATGCATGAGACAGTAAAAAGAACAAATCTAGCAAGATTAAAAAGTGGAAGCCTTGTAAATCTTGAAAAATCAATAACTCTCTCTACTCCTCTTGGAGGACATCTTGTCACAGGAGATGTTGACTGTGAAGGAGTTATAAAATCAATTACACAAGATGGAATTGCTAAAATTTATGAAATAGAAATAGAGCATAGATTTATGAAATATGTTGTTGAAAAGGGAAGAATTACCCTTGATGGAGCAAGTCTTTCTGTTGTAGGTTTTTCAGGAAACACTCTTCAAGTTTCTCTTATTCCCCATACTCAAAAGATGATTACTCTTGGAAGAAAAAAAGCAGGGGATTATATAAATGTTGAAACAGATTTAATAGGGAAATATATTGAAAGAATGATGAGTTTTAGAGATGAAGAAAAAGATTCAAAGAAAAGCTCCCTTGATAAAAACTTTTTAGCTTCTCATGGATTTTTTTAA
- a CDS encoding precorrin-2 dehydrogenase/sirohydrochlorin ferrochelatase family protein — protein sequence MEEKSFFPLFINIKNKKVLIIGAGKIAYRKAETLLKYGACVLVVTKEIKEEKFKSLKNIDIILGEFSENLLENTFMVICATDNKELNEKIYKICDERNILVNNITSKTEMNCRFGSIIDNEEYILGISAKGNPKRAKEMREKLETFFHER from the coding sequence ATGGAAGAAAAAAGTTTTTTCCCATTATTTATAAATATTAAAAATAAAAAAGTTCTTATTATAGGAGCTGGAAAAATTGCATATAGAAAAGCTGAAACACTTTTAAAATATGGGGCTTGTGTCTTAGTAGTTACAAAAGAAATTAAAGAAGAAAAATTTAAAAGTCTTAAAAATATAGATATAATTTTAGGAGAGTTTTCTGAAAATTTGCTTGAAAATACTTTTATGGTAATATGTGCTACAGATAATAAAGAGCTTAATGAAAAGATTTATAAAATATGTGACGAAAGAAATATTCTTGTAAACAATATTACATCTAAAACAGAAATGAATTGCCGTTTTGGAAGTATTATAGATAATGAAGAATATATTCTTGGAATTTCTGCAAAAGGGAATCCTAAAAGAGCAAAAGAAATGCGTGAAAAATTAGAAACTTTTTTCCATGAGAGATAA
- a CDS encoding PTS sugar transporter subunit IIA, which produces MGFFDFLKGKKTEEWFEIYSPLNGKVIPLSEVPDEAFAQKMIGDGCAIDPVPGAIYAPIDGEIDIFETNHAVSLEAANGLEMIVHFGIDTVKLNSEGLTRVADAGSAKKGDKLIEYDLEFIKNNAKSTKTPIIITSMDMVDTLEVVASGDVKAGDLLMRVKLKK; this is translated from the coding sequence ATGGGATTTTTTGATTTCTTAAAAGGTAAAAAAACTGAGGAATGGTTTGAAATTTATTCTCCACTTAATGGAAAAGTAATTCCTTTAAGTGAAGTTCCAGATGAAGCTTTTGCTCAAAAAATGATAGGAGACGGTTGTGCAATAGATCCAGTTCCAGGTGCTATATATGCTCCTATTGACGGTGAAATAGATATATTTGAAACTAACCATGCTGTAAGTCTTGAAGCAGCTAACGGGCTTGAAATGATAGTTCACTTCGGTATAGATACTGTTAAATTAAACAGTGAAGGTCTTACAAGAGTTGCAGATGCAGGAAGTGCTAAAAAAGGAGATAAATTAATAGAATATGATTTAGAATTTATAAAAAATAATGCTAAATCTACTAAGACTCCTATAATTATTACAAGCATGGATATGGTTGACACTCTTGAAGTTGTAGCTTCTGGAGATGTTAAAGCTGGAGATCTTTTAATGAGAGTTAAATTAAAAAAATAG
- the ribE gene encoding 6,7-dimethyl-8-ribityllumazine synthase yields the protein MRVLEGNFSGKGLRVGIVAGRFNEFITSKLIGGAVDALKRHEVNDDDIDLAWVPGAFEIPIVVKKMAESGKYDAVIALGAVIKGATPHFDYVCAEVSKGVAQIGLSTGIPVMFGVLTTNNIEEAIERAGTKAGNKGFDVANGAIEMCNLLKGM from the coding sequence ATGAGAGTATTAGAAGGAAATTTCAGTGGTAAAGGATTAAGAGTAGGAATTGTTGCAGGAAGATTCAATGAATTCATCACATCTAAACTTATAGGAGGAGCAGTTGATGCTTTAAAAAGACATGAAGTTAATGATGATGATATTGATTTAGCATGGGTTCCAGGAGCTTTTGAAATTCCTATCGTTGTTAAAAAAATGGCTGAATCTGGAAAATATGATGCTGTTATAGCTTTAGGAGCTGTTATAAAAGGAGCAACTCCACACTTTGACTATGTGTGTGCAGAAGTTTCAAAAGGAGTGGCACAAATAGGACTTAGTACAGGAATTCCTGTAATGTTTGGTGTCCTTACTACAAATAATATTGAAGAAGCTATTGAAAGAGCAGGAACAAAAGCAGGAAATAAAGGTTTTGATGTTGCAAATGGTGCTATTGAAATGTGCAACTTATTAAAAGGAATGTAG